A part of Desulfotomaculum nigrificans DSM 574 genomic DNA contains:
- a CDS encoding macro domain-containing protein translates to MKKIVSGITIQCVRGNIANQKGIDAVVNAANAWLRPGGGVAGAIHSAAGPGLVEECLPLAPIKPGQAVITGGHNLPNRYVIHCLGPVYGKDEPSDELLANCYRNALKLAEEYKLNSIAFSAISTGAFGYPAEEAAQVVLKTLKEMIPQLKSVKNIIFVLRNDHKAKIFEDTLANI, encoded by the coding sequence ATGAAAAAAATCGTTTCCGGCATAACCATCCAGTGTGTGCGGGGAAATATAGCGAATCAAAAGGGTATTGACGCCGTGGTTAATGCAGCCAATGCTTGGCTCAGACCGGGGGGAGGTGTAGCTGGCGCTATTCACAGTGCGGCAGGCCCCGGTTTGGTGGAGGAATGCTTGCCACTGGCACCTATTAAGCCTGGTCAGGCTGTCATCACCGGGGGGCATAATCTCCCTAATCGCTATGTCATTCACTGCCTGGGGCCGGTATATGGCAAGGATGAACCGTCCGATGAGTTGTTGGCCAATTGTTATCGCAATGCCCTTAAATTGGCCGAAGAGTACAAGTTAAATTCCATTGCATTTTCGGCCATCTCCACCGGGGCTTTTGGCTACCCTGCTGAGGAAGCAGCTCAGGTGGTTTTAAAAACACTCAAGGAAATGATCCCCCAGTTGAAATCAGTAAAGAACATTATTTTTGTGCTGCGAAATGATCATAAAGCCAAAATTTTTGAAGATACTCTGGCTAATATTTAA
- a CDS encoding aminotransferase class I/II-fold pyridoxal phosphate-dependent enzyme, whose protein sequence is MKLEEFKLERYFAKYEFNAPYLLCCSDCQSFTVKELLDLGGEDAFSSFHNLYLGYTESLGNPLLRQQITNQYKSIKAEEVLVTSGAEEAIFIFMNVMLDKGDHVIVQYPCYQSLFEIARSIGCEVTKWEIKEEQNWELDLDFLVQNIKENTRAIIVNSPHNPTGYLMSREKLAALIDLARRQNILLFSDEVYRFLEYSEADRLDAACDLYENAVSLGVMSKTYGLPGLRIGWIATKNRTVYQKMAAFKDYTSICNSAPSEFLATLALQHWNKLAQRNLAIIKQNLALLDQFFTRYANLFSWQRPKAGPIAFPSIKWEGHVEDFCIDLVNSQGVLLLPGNYYDCGHNKNFRVGFGRQNMPDCLAKLEEYIKEKLL, encoded by the coding sequence TTGAAATTAGAGGAGTTTAAACTGGAGAGATATTTTGCCAAATATGAATTTAATGCCCCTTATCTTTTATGCTGCTCTGATTGCCAGTCCTTTACGGTGAAGGAACTTCTAGATCTGGGGGGCGAGGATGCCTTTAGCTCATTCCATAACCTTTATCTGGGTTACACCGAATCCCTTGGTAACCCCCTGCTGCGGCAGCAAATTACCAACCAGTATAAAAGCATTAAGGCCGAAGAAGTGTTGGTGACCTCAGGGGCCGAGGAAGCAATCTTTATTTTTATGAACGTAATGTTGGACAAGGGGGACCATGTGATTGTCCAATACCCATGCTACCAGTCACTGTTTGAAATAGCCCGCTCTATTGGCTGTGAGGTAACTAAATGGGAGATTAAAGAAGAACAAAATTGGGAACTGGATCTGGATTTTTTGGTCCAAAACATTAAAGAAAACACCCGGGCCATTATTGTTAATTCACCCCACAATCCAACCGGTTACTTAATGTCCAGGGAAAAATTAGCGGCCTTGATTGATTTGGCCCGCCGCCAAAACATACTGCTATTTTCCGATGAGGTTTATCGCTTCCTGGAATACAGTGAAGCAGATCGGTTGGACGCCGCCTGTGATCTATATGAAAATGCCGTTTCCCTGGGAGTCATGTCCAAAACCTACGGTTTACCAGGGTTGCGCATTGGTTGGATTGCCACTAAAAATCGTACCGTTTATCAAAAGATGGCCGCCTTTAAGGACTATACCTCTATTTGTAACAGTGCGCCCAGTGAATTTTTGGCTACCCTGGCCCTGCAGCATTGGAATAAGTTGGCCCAGCGCAATTTAGCTATCATCAAACAAAACCTGGCTTTGCTGGACCAATTCTTTACCCGCTACGCTAATCTATTTAGCTGGCAGCGCCCTAAGGCCGGCCCCATAGCTTTCCCCAGCATCAAATGGGAAGGCCATGTGGAGGATTTCTGCATTGATCTGGTCAACAGCCAGGGGGTATTGCTTTTACCCGGCAACTATTACGATTGCGGCCACAACAAAAACTTCCGGGTGGGCTTCGGACGGCAAAACATGCCGGATTGTCTGGCTAAACTTGAAGAATATATTAAGGAAAAGTTGCTCTAA
- a CDS encoding FAD-dependent oxidoreductase, giving the protein MTGNDCKVKQTANLINAFLTAENYCSVCRRHFKQILDHLARIQTGSGSRPDLLEIRDLASKVTGLCQCGGGKSVAEQVMANLQAFRDEFIIHIENHVCPAGECPQLVLAPCQAACPAGLDIPNYVVLVGMQEYEEALARIREDVPLPGSLGRICEHPCERACRRGQVDKPISICALKRLAYDKSNQQPGDILAPPARKFKERVAVIGAGPAGLSAAYFLAQRGYGVTIFEAMPEPGGMLAYGIPPYRLPRQVLRDEIARIKALGVEIKVNTPVSDIQALKKEGFDAIFLGTGAWQGSIPIANGEEFKGVFDGVTFLRTLNQQLLQNNGTPEIDLTGKQVVVVGGGNVAIDAARVSLRLGAEEVKIIYRRTREEMPALVEEIVDAEHEGVKFDFLVSPVGLGGQNGWVAYIECLKNELSEPDASGRRKPVPIAGSAYRIAADVVIFATGQQPDLSILHGTGAEVARNRIVVNPLTLETSLPGVFAGGDAVTGPASAIKAMAAGKQAAASIHAFLRGEVPTASIKFPVKRPSIPPRKITAEQKAQASQVNFHELYMAEKKDSFAEIMQGISEAAAMAEANRCLRCDLCIACGQCVDSCHNRVGAAALQLGYIKDAHGETDFARPGDKCIGCGTCSVNCPTGAITKEDRNGFREMRMCGSLMSRLELVNCQVCGQPFATEKHLDYINSKDKQVCPACSRQVWSRNVYGRWRQ; this is encoded by the coding sequence GTGACAGGGAACGATTGCAAGGTAAAGCAAACGGCGAATTTGATCAATGCATTCTTAACTGCAGAGAACTACTGTAGTGTTTGTCGCCGCCATTTTAAACAAATCTTAGATCACCTGGCCAGGATCCAAACCGGCAGCGGCTCCCGGCCAGACTTGCTAGAAATCAGGGATTTAGCCAGCAAGGTTACCGGTCTTTGCCAGTGCGGTGGGGGAAAATCTGTGGCGGAGCAGGTTATGGCCAACCTGCAAGCATTCCGGGATGAATTTATCATCCACATTGAAAATCATGTATGCCCTGCCGGTGAGTGCCCCCAATTGGTGCTGGCTCCCTGTCAGGCCGCCTGTCCGGCCGGTCTGGATATCCCCAATTATGTGGTCCTGGTGGGGATGCAAGAATATGAAGAGGCTTTGGCCCGGATCAGGGAAGATGTACCTTTACCCGGTTCCCTGGGACGTATTTGCGAACACCCCTGCGAGAGGGCCTGCCGCCGGGGGCAAGTGGATAAACCAATCTCCATCTGTGCCCTGAAAAGGTTAGCCTATGATAAATCTAACCAGCAGCCGGGTGACATCCTGGCCCCGCCGGCCAGAAAATTTAAGGAGCGAGTGGCCGTCATCGGTGCCGGGCCAGCGGGACTTTCGGCAGCCTATTTCCTGGCCCAAAGAGGTTACGGGGTAACCATCTTTGAAGCCATGCCCGAGCCCGGCGGTATGCTGGCTTATGGTATTCCTCCTTACCGGCTGCCCCGGCAGGTGCTCCGGGATGAGATTGCCAGGATTAAAGCCCTGGGGGTAGAAATCAAGGTTAACACTCCTGTTTCAGATATTCAGGCCCTAAAGAAAGAAGGCTTTGATGCAATATTTTTAGGTACCGGGGCCTGGCAGGGCTCCATCCCCATTGCCAACGGTGAGGAATTTAAAGGAGTTTTCGATGGGGTTACCTTTTTAAGAACCCTTAACCAGCAACTTTTACAAAACAACGGCACGCCGGAAATTGACCTCACTGGTAAACAAGTGGTGGTGGTGGGCGGCGGCAACGTGGCCATTGATGCGGCCCGGGTGTCCTTACGCCTGGGGGCTGAAGAAGTAAAGATTATTTACCGCCGGACAAGGGAAGAAATGCCGGCTCTGGTTGAGGAAATTGTGGATGCCGAACACGAAGGAGTAAAATTTGATTTCCTGGTTTCCCCCGTGGGGTTAGGTGGCCAAAACGGTTGGGTAGCCTACATTGAGTGCTTGAAAAATGAACTCAGCGAGCCGGATGCCAGCGGCCGCCGTAAACCTGTACCCATTGCAGGTTCTGCTTATCGGATTGCTGCGGATGTGGTTATCTTTGCCACCGGCCAGCAACCGGATCTCTCCATCCTTCATGGCACCGGGGCGGAGGTGGCCAGAAACCGCATTGTGGTAAACCCCTTGACTCTTGAAACCTCCTTGCCCGGAGTTTTCGCCGGGGGCGATGCGGTGACCGGACCGGCCAGCGCCATTAAAGCCATGGCGGCGGGCAAACAGGCTGCTGCCAGTATCCATGCTTTCCTACGGGGGGAAGTCCCCACCGCCAGCATAAAGTTCCCGGTCAAACGGCCAAGTATCCCTCCCCGGAAGATCACAGCAGAGCAGAAGGCCCAGGCCAGCCAGGTTAATTTTCATGAGCTGTATATGGCTGAGAAAAAGGATAGTTTTGCCGAAATTATGCAAGGGATTAGTGAAGCTGCGGCCATGGCCGAAGCTAACCGGTGCCTGCGCTGTGATTTATGTATAGCCTGTGGCCAATGTGTGGACAGTTGCCATAACAGGGTTGGTGCGGCTGCCCTGCAGTTGGGTTATATTAAGGATGCCCATGGCGAAACAGATTTTGCCCGGCCAGGGGACAAATGTATTGGTTGTGGTACCTGCTCGGTTAACTGTCCCACCGGGGCCATCACCAAGGAAGACCGGAACGGTTTTCGGGAAATGCGCATGTGTGGCAGCTTGATGAGTCGGTTAGAACTGGTGAATTGCCAGGTATGCGGCCAGCCCTTTGCCACGGAGAAACACCTGGATTATATCAATAGTAAAGACAAACAGGTTTGTCCTGCATGTTCCCGCCAGGTATGGTCCAGGAATGTTTACGGTCGGTGGCGCCAGTGA
- a CDS encoding zf-TFIIB domain-containing protein — MICPACSAEMRQARKEGVIIDVCPSCRGIWLDHGELEKIIERSREALVDYDELYDHDHHKHYDHDDHKHYGHHGYKHGKHYKKKHSIFSIFEDIFD, encoded by the coding sequence ATGATATGTCCTGCTTGTTCAGCCGAAATGCGCCAAGCTCGCAAAGAAGGGGTGATCATTGATGTTTGCCCCAGTTGTCGTGGTATCTGGTTGGATCACGGTGAGTTAGAAAAAATTATAGAACGTTCCCGAGAGGCCCTGGTTGATTATGATGAGCTGTACGATCATGATCATCATAAACATTATGACCACGATGACCATAAGCATTACGGTCATCATGGCTATAAACATGGCAAACATTATAAGAAAAAGCATAGCATCTTTAGTATTTTCGAAGATATTTTTGACTAG
- a CDS encoding 4Fe-4S dicluster domain-containing protein: MSKFILFQDEKKCISCRSCQVQCKVNKGLGVGPKPNQIIEVGPVEVNGRLKANYVFLSCFHCDNPWCIAACPNGAIQKREEDGVIFIDQDRCAGCKSCIMACPWSAPQWDARKGKAVKCDLCKDRIDAGLKPACVTACPTNSLRLVRTEDLPDTKRVRFVRELVAREVS, encoded by the coding sequence ATGAGCAAGTTTATTCTGTTCCAGGATGAAAAGAAATGTATTTCCTGTCGTAGCTGTCAGGTGCAATGTAAAGTAAATAAAGGATTAGGTGTGGGCCCCAAGCCTAACCAAATTATTGAGGTGGGCCCGGTGGAAGTAAATGGCCGGCTAAAAGCTAATTATGTTTTCCTGTCCTGCTTTCATTGTGATAATCCCTGGTGTATCGCGGCTTGCCCCAACGGTGCCATTCAAAAGAGGGAGGAAGATGGCGTCATCTTTATCGACCAGGATCGCTGTGCCGGTTGCAAGAGCTGCATCATGGCCTGCCCCTGGAGTGCTCCCCAGTGGGATGCCCGGAAGGGCAAGGCGGTAAAATGTGACCTGTGTAAAGACCGGATTGATGCCGGGCTTAAGCCCGCCTGTGTGACAGCCTGCCCCACCAATAGCCTGCGCCTGGTACGGACAGAGGACCTACCTGATACCAAACGGGTCAGATTTGTTCGGGAATTAGTAGCCAGGGAAGTTTCTTAA
- a CDS encoding Na+/H+ antiporter NhaC family protein, giving the protein MQQISFLAALTPIVVLITSIYLTVAVYHININYGLAFAVLVGMAVALQAGVPVQKIWGMIIEGVKPTVYILLLFLLIGVLIGTWHLSGTIPAMIYYGLHLVHPQTFYLSSFIICCIVSMLLGTSMGTVSTVGVALMGIAHSLGLSLPATAGAVVSGAFFGDRSSPLSSSANLTAVITGTELYSNLRYMINTIIAPVLISAATFYLLGQWAKHPHLSGQLSILSQLARSFDLNPVVLLPPLLVLILSLLRVNTQRVLMIGALLGMVVAVYWQHAGLAEIIRTAVMGYHGPARLGELNQVIKGGGMVSFINMDLVIIFSAALTGILEGIGALNLLLKRILMSVRSLRSLTILSIVSSILMLFVTANQTLAIIIPGKVLLPLYRQFSFTPKNLARNLADSGVMVVPLIPWSVAGLICANVLGVSTMRYLPFALLCWVTPLMALLVSLVTKTNPQRVENEGPLSGS; this is encoded by the coding sequence TTGCAACAGATCAGCTTCTTGGCAGCACTGACTCCTATTGTAGTTTTAATAACATCCATTTATCTCACAGTGGCCGTCTACCATATTAATATTAACTACGGGTTGGCCTTTGCCGTGCTGGTGGGGATGGCAGTGGCTCTGCAGGCAGGTGTTCCGGTGCAGAAAATATGGGGTATGATCATTGAAGGGGTTAAGCCCACTGTTTATATTTTGCTGCTTTTTCTTTTAATCGGGGTATTAATCGGCACCTGGCACCTGAGCGGGACCATCCCGGCCATGATTTACTACGGCCTGCATTTGGTTCACCCGCAGACCTTTTATTTATCGTCCTTTATCATTTGCTGTATCGTATCCATGCTGCTGGGCACATCAATGGGCACCGTCAGCACTGTAGGGGTGGCTTTAATGGGTATCGCCCACAGCCTGGGACTATCCCTACCAGCCACAGCCGGGGCGGTTGTGTCCGGGGCCTTCTTTGGGGATCGCTCATCCCCTCTGTCCTCCAGTGCCAATTTAACGGCGGTCATCACCGGCACCGAATTATACAGCAACCTGCGCTACATGATTAATACCATTATTGCTCCTGTCTTAATCAGTGCCGCTACCTTTTACCTGCTGGGCCAATGGGCTAAACATCCTCACTTAAGCGGGCAACTGTCCATCTTATCCCAGTTGGCTCGCAGCTTTGATCTTAATCCGGTGGTGTTACTACCCCCGCTATTGGTGCTGATCCTTTCCCTGCTGCGGGTAAATACGCAAAGGGTGCTGATGATCGGGGCCTTACTGGGTATGGTGGTGGCAGTATATTGGCAACATGCCGGCCTGGCAGAAATCATCCGCACCGCCGTCATGGGTTACCACGGACCGGCCAGGCTGGGAGAGTTAAACCAGGTGATTAAAGGAGGCGGCATGGTCAGTTTTATTAATATGGATTTGGTAATTATTTTTTCCGCCGCCCTTACTGGTATATTAGAAGGCATTGGAGCCTTAAATTTACTCCTGAAACGTATATTAATGTCTGTCCGTTCCCTGAGGTCGCTGACCATTTTATCAATCGTTTCCAGCATCCTCATGCTTTTCGTAACAGCCAACCAAACCCTGGCCATTATCATTCCTGGTAAAGTTTTGCTGCCCTTATACCGGCAGTTCAGCTTTACCCCCAAAAATTTAGCCCGCAACCTGGCTGATTCCGGCGTTATGGTGGTGCCTTTAATTCCCTGGAGCGTGGCCGGTTTAATTTGCGCCAACGTGCTGGGGGTATCCACCATGCGTTATCTCCCCTTCGCCCTGTTATGCTGGGTTACCCCACTCATGGCTTTACTGGTAAGCCTGGTAACCAAAACCAACCCGCAGCGGGTGGAGAATGAAGGGCCCCTGAGCGGGTCATAA
- a CDS encoding substrate-binding domain-containing protein codes for MGVSLASMQFDGNKSIKQFIDQRKKQNNVDIVWMDAQMDPAKQEKDVEQLIKQKVRAIVLQVVDPMEGAKLVDKISQAKIKVIGLETLPVNAPLDGYIAADHVRAGELQGLMVLKNSASGNSQQGGQSTGQQGSQGQGGNQGQQGQQGGQAQSKNVLILAGDPGDPVAAQIATAAENVLKQGQFKVKVTHLPKADPELAQMTVQESLKSSKPAAILSTNGPMADAAVQVLKKQGLDKQVITVGVGADQKNSQALTSGEHDAEVDTNPEQLANFALEAALDLVKKGSWNSDSRVQNGNFDIPARIVPVRLIQKDQAYLLADRWGNLKKEQGQQKQQSEQQGSSQGGGSSGEGSSAGGSGGSSGQGSSQTKGKKTKVKITTQDGKVMEVEVEGEVKAIQSEGTEKGKHPGGGQQSNQGGGEGSQSGGQ; via the coding sequence ATTGGGGTTAGCTTAGCCTCTATGCAGTTTGATGGTAACAAAAGCATCAAACAGTTTATTGATCAACGTAAGAAACAAAATAATGTAGATATTGTCTGGATGGATGCCCAGATGGACCCGGCTAAGCAGGAAAAAGATGTGGAGCAGCTAATCAAGCAAAAGGTCAGGGCCATTGTCCTACAGGTAGTGGACCCTATGGAAGGAGCCAAATTGGTGGACAAAATAAGCCAGGCCAAGATAAAAGTAATTGGTTTAGAGACCCTTCCCGTTAATGCCCCCCTGGACGGCTACATCGCGGCTGACCACGTTCGGGCCGGAGAGTTGCAGGGGCTGATGGTACTAAAGAACAGTGCATCAGGCAACTCGCAACAGGGCGGTCAAAGTACCGGACAACAAGGAAGCCAAGGTCAGGGTGGTAATCAGGGACAACAGGGGCAGCAGGGCGGTCAAGCCCAGTCAAAAAACGTGCTTATTTTAGCCGGTGACCCCGGCGACCCGGTGGCTGCCCAAATAGCCACTGCCGCCGAAAATGTTCTAAAGCAAGGACAATTTAAGGTTAAGGTAACCCATTTACCTAAGGCTGACCCTGAATTGGCCCAAATGACCGTTCAGGAATCTCTGAAATCCAGCAAACCAGCTGCCATTTTATCCACCAATGGTCCAATGGCAGACGCCGCGGTGCAGGTTTTGAAAAAACAAGGTTTGGATAAGCAAGTGATTACAGTAGGTGTAGGAGCGGATCAAAAAAATTCCCAAGCTCTCACCAGCGGGGAGCATGATGCAGAAGTAGACACTAACCCGGAACAATTAGCTAATTTTGCCCTGGAGGCAGCCCTGGACCTGGTTAAAAAAGGAAGCTGGAACAGTGATTCTCGGGTCCAAAACGGTAACTTTGACATTCCTGCCCGAATTGTCCCGGTACGCTTGATTCAAAAGGACCAGGCCTATCTCCTGGCAGATCGCTGGGGCAACTTAAAGAAAGAGCAGGGTCAACAAAAACAGCAATCAGAACAACAGGGAAGTTCCCAGGGAGGAGGCTCTTCCGGTGAAGGTTCCTCTGCCGGTGGTTCCGGTGGAAGTTCCGGCCAGGGTAGTTCTCAGACTAAAGGTAAAAAGACTAAGGTAAAAATTACTACCCAGGACGGTAAGGTTATGGAAGTTGAAGTAGAGGGTGAAGTTAAGGCTATCCAATCAGAAGGAACCGAAAAAGGCAAACACCCAGGCGGCGGCCAACAATCCAACCAGGGCGGTGGCGAGGGTTCCCAAAGTGGTGGCCAGTAA
- a CDS encoding molybdopterin-dependent oxidoreductase: MQQEYSICFMCSVRCPIKVMVKNDDVQLIEGNPHAAGIEGSICPKGAAGVSLLHDEQRLKKPLIRTGPRGAGQWREASWEEALDYVAEKIKQIKDTYGGRSIAFTERAQLNSHISKTFMQAIGSPNYFTHDSCCKGSLNTAFRSLTGYADSSFGVDLERSKHVILYGRNYFESIELKAVKQLTRAMENGTKLTYIDPRVTVTATKADKYLMIRPGTDLALNYALMHVIIEEELYDKEFVDRWVSGFDELKKFVEPYTPAWAEQETGIPAAEIINLAREASAAKPSVIFHYGYRSSHYTNEIYVRRSLIILNALMGSIEAPGGIFIKKSAKDISKQPLHKLTEQDLPKVNEERCDGVGTAKFPTADPAHGVVQLLPQAILTEDPYPIKGLIVWRHDPMLSIPDYQTNKEALNKLDLLVVIDIHFSETAWMADVILPESIYLERGDSIQEVSGLKPSLFMRKPVVSPRYDTKPGWEIMKLLADRLGISKYFPYNSLEELWAYQLAGTGITPEDFAAKGFVTLCQEPVFWDRRDGLKFKTPSGKIELVSSLLEQNGLPSFPAYEPVKPPAEGTFRLLIGRNVAHTHVSTQNNPLLNELVSENLLWINNQAAAKLGIKDGQLVEVTSQRGKEAIRAFVTDLIHPEAVFMLHGFGRRVPTQTRCYNKGASDTMLQVNITDRVGGSPALQHVHVTVRPVA, from the coding sequence GTGCAACAAGAGTACAGCATTTGTTTTATGTGTTCGGTCAGATGTCCCATTAAGGTAATGGTTAAAAATGATGATGTCCAATTAATAGAAGGAAACCCCCATGCTGCAGGTATTGAAGGCAGTATTTGTCCTAAGGGGGCGGCTGGGGTCAGCCTGTTGCATGATGAACAGCGACTCAAAAAACCCCTCATTAGAACTGGACCCCGGGGTGCCGGACAATGGCGAGAAGCCAGTTGGGAAGAGGCTTTGGACTATGTGGCTGAGAAAATCAAGCAGATCAAGGATACCTACGGCGGGCGCAGCATTGCATTTACCGAGCGGGCCCAGCTTAATTCCCATATCTCTAAAACCTTTATGCAGGCTATTGGTTCCCCTAACTACTTCACCCATGACTCTTGTTGTAAAGGTTCCCTTAACACTGCTTTTCGTTCTTTGACCGGATATGCAGACAGTAGTTTTGGTGTCGACCTGGAACGATCCAAACATGTGATACTTTACGGTCGTAATTATTTTGAATCCATTGAACTTAAGGCAGTTAAGCAGTTAACCAGGGCTATGGAGAACGGCACTAAACTCACCTATATCGACCCCAGAGTTACTGTAACCGCCACCAAAGCAGATAAGTACCTGATGATTAGACCCGGTACCGATTTGGCCCTTAATTATGCATTGATGCACGTAATTATCGAAGAAGAACTCTATGATAAAGAATTTGTGGACCGTTGGGTCAGCGGTTTTGATGAGTTGAAGAAATTTGTGGAGCCTTACACTCCGGCCTGGGCTGAACAGGAAACCGGCATTCCAGCCGCCGAGATTATTAACCTGGCCCGGGAAGCCAGTGCGGCTAAACCATCTGTTATATTCCATTATGGTTATCGTTCTTCCCATTATACCAATGAAATTTATGTTCGTAGATCATTGATCATCTTAAACGCCCTGATGGGCAGCATTGAGGCCCCCGGCGGTATCTTTATTAAGAAAAGCGCCAAAGACATTAGTAAACAACCCTTGCATAAATTAACCGAACAGGATTTACCAAAGGTTAACGAAGAAAGATGTGACGGTGTGGGCACGGCTAAATTTCCCACGGCAGACCCGGCCCACGGGGTGGTGCAACTGTTACCCCAGGCCATTTTAACCGAAGACCCCTACCCGATCAAAGGATTAATCGTTTGGCGTCATGATCCCATGCTGTCTATACCGGATTACCAGACTAACAAAGAAGCTTTAAATAAATTGGATCTGTTGGTGGTCATTGATATTCATTTTAGTGAGACAGCCTGGATGGCGGATGTGATTCTGCCCGAATCCATTTACTTGGAGAGGGGAGATTCCATTCAGGAAGTAAGCGGCCTGAAACCCAGTTTGTTTATGCGTAAGCCGGTGGTTAGCCCCAGGTACGATACCAAGCCCGGCTGGGAGATTATGAAACTCCTGGCTGACCGGTTGGGTATCAGCAAATACTTCCCTTATAATTCTCTGGAAGAGCTGTGGGCGTACCAATTGGCAGGCACCGGTATCACACCGGAGGATTTTGCCGCTAAAGGATTTGTTACCTTGTGCCAGGAACCGGTTTTTTGGGATCGCAGGGATGGTCTTAAATTTAAAACCCCTTCCGGTAAGATTGAATTGGTCTCCAGCCTGCTGGAGCAAAACGGGCTGCCTTCTTTTCCGGCCTATGAACCGGTTAAACCACCGGCCGAGGGTACATTCCGTCTGTTAATCGGTCGTAATGTGGCCCATACCCATGTTTCAACCCAAAATAACCCGCTTTTAAATGAGCTGGTATCCGAAAACCTGTTGTGGATCAATAACCAGGCCGCTGCCAAACTGGGCATTAAAGATGGGCAATTAGTGGAGGTTACTTCCCAGCGGGGTAAGGAAGCCATTCGGGCCTTCGTCACCGACTTGATCCACCCGGAGGCTGTCTTTATGTTGCACGGTTTTGGCCGCCGGGTACCGACCCAGACCAGATGTTACAACAAAGGGGCCAGTGACACCATGTTGCAGGTCAACATCACCGACCGGGTTGGTGGTAGTCCGGCATTGCAACATGTGCATGTCACCGTTAGACCGGTGGCCTAA